The Setaria viridis chromosome 6, Setaria_viridis_v4.0, whole genome shotgun sequence genome contains a region encoding:
- the LOC117860763 gene encoding uncharacterized protein produces the protein MSCLAWPTITNSMAAAAMFSKLSDGFSKYVCGILPPTTTADEDRYRAGLRSLFLLSPSPERPPRRTPSPSPSASVRTEALLEDDDGDETATMPWGTEDDDREEEMASTLPCLAFASEHGYRVFSLAEMRLLDGDADAPPPMPPVLGRRLVPSPYGGTVLATDVCYRHPCHLVDPFTGERAPLPDLPVPFSESEPVKYHPNDFPRPHRARVTDDGLAWDWSPRGVMVARGDTAFFCAHGGDGGEWTPVHQAVRGSPMTVNYRAGRFFLLELRSLVTTVIDAATLRARATIPAPAGLRDADAAYLAPSDDGGAVLLVHRAGEDGRGVLFTEAYRARDSRGSPRWARARDIGDRAVFVDGAHAFTVAAGPAGAGALANRVYVVLANRVERPCGRVAVAYDVGCSHLGRPELMGRLRLDVGEVEPMWGQPHWIIRRDGSGRHA, from the coding sequence ATGTCGTGCTTGGCTTGGCCGACGATCACCaactccatggccgccgccgccatgttcTCGAAGCTGTCGGACGGGTTCAGCAAGTACGTCTGCGGAATCTTgcctccgacgacgacggcggacgAGGACAGGTACAGAGCAGGGCTGCGTTCCCTCTTCTTGCTTTCCCCGTCCCCGGAAAGACCACCGCGCAgaacgccgtcgccgtcgccgtccgcctccGTGCGGACGGAGGCGCTGCTGGAGGACGAtgacggcgacgagacggcgacgatGCCTTGGGGGACGGAGGACGACGACCGCGAGGAGGAGATGGCCTCCACGCTCCCGTGCCTCGCGTTCGCGTCGGAGCACGGGTACAGGGTCTTCTCCCTCGCCGAGATGCGCTtgctcgacggcgacgccgacgcgccgccgccgatgcctcCGGTGCTCGGGCGCCGGCTCGTCCCGTCCCCGTACGGAGGGACGGTGCTCGCCACGGACGTGTGCTACAGGCACCCGTGCCACCTCGTCGACCCCTTCACCGGCGAGCGCGCGCCGCTGCCGGACCTGCCCGTCCCGTTCTCGGAGAGCGAGCCGGTGAAGTACCACCCCAACGACTTTCCGCGGCCGCACCGCGCCAGGGTCACCGACGACGGGCTCGCGTGGGACTGGTCCCCGCGCGGCGTCATGGTGGCGCGCGGCGACACGGCCTTCTTCTgcgcgcacggcggcgacggcggcgagtgGACGCCAGTGCACCAGGCGGTACGCGGCTCGCCCATGACCGTCAACTACCGCGCCGGCCGCTTCTTCCTCCTGGAGCTGCGGTCGCTGGTGACCACGGTGATCGACGCCGCCACGCTGCGCGCCCGCGCCACgatcccggcgccggcgggcctgcgcgacgccgacgccgcgtaCCTGGCGCcctccgacgacggcggcgcggtccTCCTGGTGCACCGCGCCGGGGAGGACGGCCGCGGCGTGCTGTTCACCGAGGCGTACCGCGCGCGGGACAGCAGGGGCTCGCCGcggtgggcgcgggcgcgcgacATCGGCGACCGCGCGGTGTTCGTGGACGGCGCGCACGCGttcaccgtcgccgccggccccgcgggggcgggggcgctgGCGAACCGCGTGTACGTGGTCCTCGCCAACAGGGTGGAGCGGCCGTGCgggcgcgtcgccgtcgcgtaCGACGTCGGCTGCTCCCACCTAGGGAGGCCGGAGTTAATGGGGCGGCTGAGGCTCGACGTCGGCGAGGTCGAGCCGATGTGGGGCCAGCCGCACTGGATCATACGCAGAGATGGATCGGGTCGGCACGCATGA